One genomic window of Scylla paramamosain isolate STU-SP2022 chromosome 20, ASM3559412v1, whole genome shotgun sequence includes the following:
- the LOC135110558 gene encoding piggyBac transposable element-derived protein 4-like isoform X1, which translates to MQPVQFYGGPGSAEEREDSPQEESDDELYETESSCSSDSLSTDAISENENVTEEEEEEEDSVNDVVASSVCSWKAVASTQRSFPFTVKEELCVRPSSSVDGKIWPVDAYLLFLTDDLVDLMVTETNRYADQLIASRVLTRKFRLRAWVPTTSAEIKKFLGLILHMGVNVLPETSLYWSKSVLYENNLVPLTMERDRFQLLLRMFHFADNSLPHTGRFYKVKPLFDKIVQRFQEVYKPGEEVVIDESMVPFRGRIFFRQYIPGKRHKYGLKLYKLCTTEAYILNLELYCGVSEKYQSLGKTESVVARLMLPLLEKGVTLYTDNFYTSKPLADYLLSHKTYLCGTVRAFRKGLPKEVTKAKIKKGEVASLENDEGIKVFNWKDKRNVFILSTVPEHDDKLIATGKLSRNGEEIKKPKCVMDYNKAKKGVDLSDQLSSYYTALRKNRKWYKKVALELVTGSCVVNAFIIFNKYLSDKKWTLLQFKESIILSLLTDSPFEKIRPGRKLSYKVSPSGPQHFLSEAEGSKRESRKRCVGCYEMISTNKGSKVASKRAKKISTFCSSCDGKPYLCLSCFETKHSK; encoded by the coding sequence ATGCAGCCTGTACAATTTTATGGTGGACCTGGTTCcgcagaagaaagggaagatagcCCACAGGAAGAGTCTGATGATGAACTTTATGAAACAGAGTCATCTTGCTCATCTGATAGCCTATCAACTGATGCAATTTCTGAAAATGAAAACGTaactgaagaggaagaagaggaagaagattctGTAAATGATGTAGTTGCATCGTCTGTCTGTAGCTGGAAAGCTGTGGCTTCCACACAGCGTTCATTCCCATTTACAGTAAAGGAAGAACTCTGTGTGAGACCTTCATCATCAGTGGATGGGAAGATTTGGCCAGTTGATgcttatttactgtttttgacTGATGACTTAGTAGATTTGATGGTTACTGAAACTAATCGCTATGCAGATCAGTTGATTGCTTCTAGAGTACTGACAAGGAAATTTAGGTTGAGAGCATGGGTTCCTACCACAAGTgcagaaataaaaaagtttttagGACTGATTCTCCATATGGGTGTAAATGTCTTGCCAGAAACTTCCCTTTATTGGTCAAAGAGTGTTCTTTATGAAAATAACTTAGTTCCATTGACTATGGAGAGAGACAGGTTCCAGCTTTTGCTTAGGATGTTCCACTTTGCAGATAACAGTCTGCCTCACACAGGAAGGTTTTACAAAGTGAAACCTCTCTTTGACAAGATAGTGCAAAGATTTCAGGAGGTCTATAAACCAGGTGAGGAGGTAGTTATAGATGAAAGCATGGTTCCATTTAGAGGAAGAATATTCTTCCGACAGTACATTCCTGGAAAAAGGCATAAATATGGATTGAAACTATATAAACTATGTACTACAGAGGCATACATTTTGAATTTAGAACTATATTGTGGTGTATCTGAAAAATATCAGTCCTTAGGAAAAACTGAATCAGTCGTTGCAAGATTGATGTTACCTTTGCTTGAGAAAGGAGTTACATTATACACAGACAATTTTTATACATCTAAACCACTTGCTGATTACCTTCTCTCACATAAAACATATCTGTGTGGCACAGTGCGTGCCTTCCGTAAAGGCCTTCCAAAGGAAGTGACTAAGGCCAAAATCAAGAAAGGTGAAGTAGCTTCTCTTGAAAATGATGAAGGCATCAAGGTCTTCAAttggaaagataagagaaatgtatttattttatcaacAGTTCCTGAGCATGATGACAAACTAATTGCAACAGGTAAACTTtcaagaaatggagaagaaataaaaaaacctaAGTGTGTAATGGATtacaataaagcaaaaaaaggagTTGATCTTTCAGATCAATTGTCATCATATTATACAGCActgagaaaaaacagaaaatggtatAAAAAAGTTGCACTTGAGTTAGTCACAGGATCTTGTGTAGTGAatgctttcattattttcaacaaATATCTTTCAGACAAAAAATGGACCTTATTGCAATTCAAGGAGTCAATCATTCTTTCACTTCTAACTGATAGTCCATTTGAAAAAATAAGACCAGGCAGGAAACTATCATACAAAGTCAGTCCCTCAGGCCCACAGCATTTTCTGTCAGAAGCTGAAGGATCAAAGAGAGAGTCTCGAAAGAGATGTGTAGGGTGTTATGAAATGATATCCACAAACAAAGGAAGTAAAGTAGCATcaaaaagagcaaagaaaatatCTACATTTTGCAGCTCATGTGATGGCAAGccttatctctgtctgtcatgcTTTGAAACTAAGCATTCAAAGTGA
- the LOC135110562 gene encoding probable serine racemase: protein MGDMEPKSRPRLGLDEVRRAAERVSAHLHKTPVLTSTHLNALAGRQLFFKAEHLQKTGSFKARGACNAVFMEKQLNPDSMGVVTDSSGNHAQAVAYAARCVGLPCTVVVPRGAPKVKCDAIKDYGASLVFCDPSPTARRETCAQVAQETGKTIIQSSSNYHVIAGQGTLALELLEEIPDLDAILVPVSGGGMLAGVSVVAHLLQPKCQVYAVEPVGKDLQRCLEAKERLWPSPPVFLNTVADSIRLQEVGELTFPIICEYANHRVFTVTDEQMVQGMKLIFERMKQVVEAASGAGVYAAVHLLKDIQPKAQKVGVILCGGNVDLDVLPWLTRTTSYQ, encoded by the exons ATGGGGGATATGGAGCCCAAGTCGCGGCCACGCCTGGGTCTGGATGAGGTGCGGCGGGCGGCTGAGAGGGTCTCTGCGCACCTACACAAGACTCCTGTCCTCACCAGCACTCACCTCAACGCTCTTGCCGGCAGGCAGCTCTTCTTTAAGGCCGAACACCTGCAGAAAACTGGCTCATTTAAGGCGAGGGGAGCCTGCAATGCG gTGTTTATGGAAAAGCAGCTCAACCCAGACAGCATGGGTGTGGTGACTGACAGCAGTGGGAATCATGCCCAGGCAGTGGCATATGCTGCAA GATGTGTGGGCTTGCCATGCACAGTGGTGGTGCCGAGGGGAGCGCCAAAGGTGAAATGTGATGCCATCAAGGATTATGGGGCCTCCCTGGTGTTTTGTGATCCATCACCAACAGCAAG AAGGGAGACATGTGCCCAGGTGGCTCAAGAGACTGGCAAGACAATAATTCAGTCATCAAGCAACTACCACGTCATTGCTGGTCAGGGAACCCTCGCTCTGGAGCTGTTGGAGGAG ATTCCTGACTTGGATGCAATATTGGTGCCTGTGAGTGGTGGGGGCATGCTGGCGGGTGTTTCTGTTGTTGCCCACCTCCTGCAGCCCAAGTGTCAGG TGTACGCGGTAGAGCCAGTGGGCAAGGACTTGCAGAGGTGCCTGGAGGCCAAGGAAAGGCTGTGGCCAAGTCCACCCGTCTTCCTGAACACTGTGGCAGACTCCATCAGGCTGCAGGAG GTTGGGGAGTTGACTTTTCCAATCATCTGCGAGTATGCCAATCACAGAGTGTTCACAGTCACCGATGAACAGATGGTGCAAGGCATGAAGCTCATCTTTGAACGCATGAAG CAAGTGGTGGAGGCAGCATCAGGGGCAGGAGTGTATGCTGCCGTCCATTTACTGAAAGACATCCAGCCCAAGGCACAGAAGGTTGGGGTGATATTGTGTGGTGGCAATGTAGATCTGGATGTCCTGCCTTGGCTCACTCGCACCACCTCCTACCAGTGA
- the LOC135110558 gene encoding uncharacterized protein LOC135110558 isoform X2 — protein sequence MNVRGWGVGKFEDVCKELREWRFDLVGLTETHLRDDVRMEGCEYVMIGKGRKAQGTLGGGVALLYKKERGLKVEIDVGECTSSEDVLAVRVECMDGRGRPEKVVLVVAYMTVMGERAERENRRKYDILKKVVREHGGKRVLIMGDMNAHVGILGEQVNRNGEMLGEFVDELELENLNVTLAEGRVTWSAREQESAIDYMLVNGRMREIVSHMWIDEDGLVDIVSDHNMLVVIFSSERGHSVWMWMQGVTGGLSPAAKCARCVTWERMRRWNMWCWSV from the coding sequence atgaatgtgagaggatggggtgtgggcaagtttgaggatgtatgcaaggagctcagggagtggaggttcgacttagtcgggctcactgagactcacctgagagatgatgtacgaatggagggatgcgagtatgttatgattggaaaggggcgtaaggcacagggaacactgggaggaggcgtagcactactctacaagaaagaaagaggactgaaagtagagattgatgtgggggagtgtacaagtagtgaggatgtgcttgcagtaagagtggaatgcatggatggtcgtggcagaccagagaaggtggtactggtggtagcatacatgactgtcatgggtgaaagagcagagagggaaaataggaggaagtatgacatacttaagaaagttgtgagagagcatggagggaagagagtgctaattatgggtgacatgaatgcacatgtgggaatactgggggaacaggtgaacaggaatggtgaaatgcttggagagtttgttgatgaactggagctggaaaatctgaatgttactttggctgaggggcgtgtgacttggagtgcaagagaacaggaatcggcaattgactacatgttggtgaatggaagaatgcgtgaaattgtgtcgcacatgtggatagatgaggatggtttggttgatattgtgtccgatcacaacatgctggtggtgatcttctcttccgagcgagggcacagtgtatggatgtggatgcaaggagttacaggtggtctgagtcccgcagcaaagtgtgccagatgtgtgacatgggagaggatgagacggtggaacatgtggtgctggagtgtgtga
- the LOC135110563 gene encoding probable serine racemase isoform X2 — protein sequence MSAPFGLREVREAYSRAGRWLHYTPVLTSRCLDQLAGRQLFFKAENLQKTGSFKARGACNAVFIEKEKNPASPGVVTHSTGNHGQAVAYAAKCAGLPCSVVVPRDTPKVKCSAIEEYGAELVFCEPSPKSRKETCAEIASKTGRTIIHPYDDYRVMTGQGTIALELLMEVPDLDAILVPISGGGMTSGIAITAREMQPACRVFAVEPVGKDLQRCLEEGEKVYSGPNKFLDTVADSIRIQQVGDLTFPILCEFAQHKVFTVTDQQMVEGMRLTFERMKMVVEAASGAAVYAALHQLEEVTPSPQKVGVILCGGNVDLDLLPWATQVGLK from the exons ATGTCAGCTCCATTTGGCCTGCGTGAGGTGCGGGAGGCATACAGCAGAGCAGGCCGCTGGCTCCACTACACCCCTGTCCTCACCTCCCGCTGCCTTGACCAACTTGCTGGCAGGCAGCTCTTCTTCAAGGCTGAGAATCTACAGAAGACAGGCTCCTTCAAGGCCAGGGGAGCTTGCAATGCG GTATTcattgagaaggaaaagaacccTGCCAGTCCTGGTGTTGTCACCCACAGCACAGGGAACCATGGCCAGGCTGTGGCTTATGCTGCTA AGTGTGCTGGGCTGCCATGTAGTGTGGTGGTGCCACGGGACACACCAAAGGTAAAATGCAGTGCCATTGAGGAGTATGGTGCTGAATTGGTCTTCTGTGAACCATCACCCAAATCACG CAAGGAGACGTGTGCTGAAATTGCATCCAAGACTGGCCGCACCATCATTCACCCGTATGACGACTACCGCGTGATGACTGGACAAGGGACCATTGCCCTTGAACTCCTGATGGAG GTTCCAGATCTAGATGCCATCCTGGTACCCATCAGTGGAGGAGGAATGACGTCAGGGATTGCCATCACAGCCAGGGAAATGCAGCCTGCCTGTAGAG TGTTTGCTGTTGAGCCTGTGGGCAAAGACCTGCAGAGATGtctagaggaaggagagaaagtttATTCAGGGCCGAATAAGTTCTTGGATACGGTGGCTGATTCCATTAGAATTCAGCAG GTGGGTGACTTAACCTTCCCAATCCTGTGTGAGTTTGCCCAGCACAAGGTGTTCACCGTCACTGACCAGCAGATGGTAGAGGGCATGCGACTTACCTTTGAACGCATGAAG ATGGTAGTGGAGGCAGCATCAGGAGCAGCAGTGTATGCAGCTCTTCATCAGCTAGAGGAGGTCACCCCTTCACCACAGAAGGTCGGGGTCATCCTCTGTGGCGGTAATGTTGACCTCGACCTCCTACCATGGGCCACTCAGGTGGGACTCAAGTAG
- the LOC135110563 gene encoding probable serine racemase isoform X1 — protein sequence MSAPFGLREVREAYSRAGRWLHYTPVLTSRCLDQLAGRQLFFKAENLQKTGSFKARGACNAVFIEKEKNPASPGVVTHSTGNHGQAVAYAAKCAGLPCSVVVPRDTPKVKCSAIEEYGAELVFCEPSPKSRKETCAEIASKTGRTIIHPYDDYRVMTGQGTIALELLMEVPDLDAILVPISGGGMTSGIAITAREMQPACRVFPVEPAGKFLEKSLRSRERLWPNPPQFLDTIADAIRTQQVGDLTFPILCEFAQHKVFTVTDQQMVEGMRLTFERMKMVVEAASGAAVYAALHQLEEVTPSPQKVGVILCGGNVDLDLLPWATQVGLK from the exons ATGTCAGCTCCATTTGGCCTGCGTGAGGTGCGGGAGGCATACAGCAGAGCAGGCCGCTGGCTCCACTACACCCCTGTCCTCACCTCCCGCTGCCTTGACCAACTTGCTGGCAGGCAGCTCTTCTTCAAGGCTGAGAATCTACAGAAGACAGGCTCCTTCAAGGCCAGGGGAGCTTGCAATGCG GTATTcattgagaaggaaaagaacccTGCCAGTCCTGGTGTTGTCACCCACAGCACAGGGAACCATGGCCAGGCTGTGGCTTATGCTGCTA AGTGTGCTGGGCTGCCATGTAGTGTGGTGGTGCCACGGGACACACCAAAGGTAAAATGCAGTGCCATTGAGGAGTATGGTGCTGAATTGGTCTTCTGTGAACCATCACCCAAATCACG CAAGGAGACGTGTGCTGAAATTGCATCCAAGACTGGCCGCACCATCATTCACCCGTATGACGACTACCGCGTGATGACTGGACAAGGGACCATTGCCCTTGAACTCCTGATGGAG GTTCCAGATCTAGATGCCATCCTGGTACCCATCAGTGGAGGAGGAATGACGTCAGGGATTGCCATCACAGCCAGGGAAATGCAGCCTGCCTGTAGAG TGTTTCCTGTTGAGCCTGCTGGGAAGTTCCTTGAGAAAAGCCTTCGCAGTCGAGAACGTCTGTGGCCTAACCCGCCTCAGTTCCTGGACACCATTGCAGATGCCATCAGGACGCAGCAG GTGGGTGACTTAACCTTCCCAATCCTGTGTGAGTTTGCCCAGCACAAGGTGTTCACCGTCACTGACCAGCAGATGGTAGAGGGCATGCGACTTACCTTTGAACGCATGAAG ATGGTAGTGGAGGCAGCATCAGGAGCAGCAGTGTATGCAGCTCTTCATCAGCTAGAGGAGGTCACCCCTTCACCACAGAAGGTCGGGGTCATCCTCTGTGGCGGTAATGTTGACCTCGACCTCCTACCATGGGCCACTCAGGTGGGACTCAAGTAG